One Castanea sativa cultivar Marrone di Chiusa Pesio chromosome 4, ASM4071231v1 DNA window includes the following coding sequences:
- the LOC142631463 gene encoding histone deacetylase 5, translating into MESVNSETERQSSDDSSSSGNSQSRRRVGILYDERMCKHSTPDGDHHPENPNRIRAIWNKLQIARIPRRCVVLNAKEAEDRFILNVHAKKHVDLIKNISSKEFDSRRNKIAAKFNSIYFNEGSSESAYLAAGSVVDVAERVAKGELNSAFAIVRPPGHHAEHNEAMGFCLHNNVAIATSFLLNERPELGIKKILIVDWDVHHGNGTQKMFWKDSRVLFFSVHRHEFGTFYPANDDGFYTMIGEGPGAGYNINVPWENGCCGDADYLAVWDHILIPVAKEFNPDIIIISAGFDAAVGDPLGGCRVTPYGYSVMLKKLMNFSQGKIVLALEGGYNLDSIANSALACMQVLLENMPINGSSEAYPFESTWRVIQAVRQELKVFWPTLADELPTTLISQTAQVPNLLFLSSDSEVEDDNGAQASEDLEEVLQGIIQPLSNLKVDEDHQGKEETEDKNNNAYRPWRSELSKIDVWYASFGSNMWKPRFLCYVKGGQVEGMQGPCRGSLDKTPPKEILWGTYPHHLFFGRESTSSWGPGGVAFLNPERKIQDKAYLCLYRITLEQFNDILCQENNSSYCMTSPLFDLDDLISVASNGSNSLELQMRGWYSNVVYLGKEEDIPILTMTCVNSDMESFRSGKLPIVAPCKAYMNTLVRGLVEGGQLSEEEAMAYIQEATKKPL; encoded by the exons ATGGAGAGCGTGAACTCTGAAACTGAAAGACAGAGCAGTGATGATAGTAGCAGTAGTGGCAACAGTCAAAGTCGAAGAAGGGTAGGAATTCTCTACGACGAGCGTATGTGTAAGCACTCTACACCCGACGGCGATCACCACCCCGAAAACCCTAATCGGATTCGCGCTATCTGGAACAAGCTTCAAATCGCTCGCATTCCTcgaag GTGTGTGGTTTTGAATGCGAAAGAAGCAGAGGACAGGTTCATTTTAAATGTTCACGCCAAAAAACACGTTGATCTGATCAAGAATATAAGCTCCAAAGAGTTTGATTCACGAAGAAACAAGATCGCTGcgaaattcaattcaatttattTCAATGAAGGTTCTTCCGAATCTGCTTACCTCGCTGCCGGCTCTGTTGTTGAT GTCGCGGAGAGAGTTGCGAAAGGAGAGTTGAATTCTGCTTTTGCTATCGTTAGGCCTCCGGGACATCATGCTGAACACAATGAAGCAATGGGATTTTGTCTGCACAATAATGTGGCTATCGCGACGAGTTTTCTTTTGAATGAAAGA CCGGAGTTGGGAATTAAGAAGATTTTGATCGTTGATTGGGATGTACATCATGGTAATGGTACTCAAAAGATGTTCTGGAAGGATTCCCGTGTTTTATTCTTCTCCGTTCATAG GCACGAGTTTGGCACTTTCTATCCTGCTAACGATGATGGCTTCTATACTATGATTGGAGAAGGACCTGGTGCAGGATATAATATAAATGTCCCTTGGGAGAACGGTTGTTGTGGAGATGCAGACTATCTTGCAGTTTGGGACCATATATTAATTCCTGTTGCCAAGGAATTTAATCCGGACATAATTATAATCTCTGCTGGATTTGATGCAG CTGTTGGTGATCCTTTAGGGGGCTGTCGTGTCACGCCATATGGGTACTCAGTTATGTTGAAAAAG CTGATGAATTTTTCCCAAGGTAAGATTGTGTTGGCATTAGAAGGAGGATACAATCTTGACTCTATAGCGAATTCAGCGCTTGCATGCATgcaagttttattagaaaacaTGCCTATCAATGGATCTTCAGAGGCCTACCCTTTTGAGTCCACATGGCGTGTAATACAAGCG GTTCGGCAGGAATTAAAAGTCTTTTGGCCAACACTTGCAGATGAATTACCAACCACGTTAATTAGTCAAACAGCTCAAGTTCCA aatcttCTATTCTTGAGCTCTGATTCTGAAGTGGAGGATGACAATGGAGCTCAAGCATCAGAAGATCTTGAGGAGGTTCTTCAGGGCATTATACAACCCCTGTCGAATCTGAAAGTTGATGAAGATCATCAGGGTAAAGAGGAAACtgagg ATAAAAACAATAATGCTTATAGGCCCTGGAGATCGGAGCTGTCAAAGATTGACGTTTGGTATGCTTCTTTTGGATCAAATATGTGGAAACCAAGATTCCTGTGCTATGTTAAAGGTGGCCAG GTTGAAGGCATGCAAGGGCCATGTCGTGGTTCGTTAGATAAAACTCCACCAAAGGAGATTTTGTGGGGGACTTACCCTCATCATTTATTCTTTGGCCGTGAATCTACAAGTTCATGGGGTCCTGGAGGGGTTGCTTTCCTTAATCCAGAAAGGAAAATCCAGGATAAAGCTTACTTGTGCCTATATAGAATCAC GCTAGAGCAGTTCAATGATATTTTATGCCAGGAGAACAATTCAAGTTACTGCATGACTTctcctttgtttgatttggatGATTTAATCTCTGTAGCAAGCAATGGGTCCAACTCTCTAGAGCTTCAAATG AGAGGTTGGTATAGTAATGTTGTTTACTTGGGAAAGGAGGAGGACATTCCTATACTAACTATGAC GTGCGTGAACTCGGATATGGAGAGCTTCAGATCCGGGAAGCTTCCCATTGTGGCTCCATGCAAAGCATATATGAACACCTTAGTAAGGGGCCTGGTAGAAGGAGGCCAGCTTTCAGAGGAGGAAGCCATGGCATACATACAAGAAGCTACTAAAAAACCATTGTGA